The Arachis ipaensis cultivar K30076 chromosome B10, Araip1.1, whole genome shotgun sequence DNA window GTGCGTTATGGTATTACTTAATGTGTCACGTCAATAAATTTTGATGTCGTTAGCAATGGAAGTGACAGAAGAACTAAAATGACTAACTTAAAATCTTTGTaagacgaatttgattaaaaaaaaatttttggagaCTAATTTAAAGAATGAGTGATTTTTTAGGGAATAATTTGACtatttattctattaattattattgaaatttgttttttttaattactctattaatccttatagttttaccaaatttacaattaggtctctatatatttttttatttgagtttttatactgcttttaattttgtaattaagtattTCCTAATATAAAAAGTATTATAATTAACTGACTATTTTTTTGCAAATTAAAAGTATCCATAATTAAATCTTCATTAGAactttaattacatatttttttttatagaaatattctaataattttaataattttgacATGCAAATGACCTAAttactaaattaaaaataatatagagatctaattgaaaaaaatataaaaatctaattgtaaatttaataaaattataaaaaacaaTTGAATAATTAAACTTTTGTTTAAGAATAGTGATACTAGGTCGGTATACTTTATTATTTTCTATTAGTAGTTAGTTAGTAGTATTTAACAATATTAACTAAAAGGTAAATTCAAACATTACTATATTATAGTGGCTATGATGACTATGCAAgtgttattaaaattaaaattattttttttatatttaagtaACACTTTTTTTAAGTAACATTTTTTAGCGTTGTTTAACAATAAAAAGTGTTACTTTAATTTTAGTCACACTTTTTAAAATACTATAATCATAGTAATCACTATAATATAGTCATCCTAAAATGATCCTAACTAAAAACATAGTAATTGATTATtggattaaaatttttgaatttgtgattAAAAATATTAGCTAATATAACTNNNNNNNNNNNNNNNNNNNNNNNNNNNNNNNNNNNNNNNNNNNNNNNNNNNNNNNNNNNNNNNNNNNNNNNNNNNNNNNNNNNNNNNNNNNNNNNNNNNNNNNNNNNNNNNNNNNNNNNNNNNNNNNNNNNNNNNNNNNNNNNNNNNNNNNNNNNNNNNNNNNNNNNNNNNNNNNNNNNNNNNNNNNNNNNNNNNNNNNNNNNNNNNNNNNNNNNNNNNNNNNNNNNNNNNNNNNNNNNNNNNNNNNNNNNNNNNNNNNNNNNNNNNNNNNNNNNNNNNNNNNNNNNNNNNNNNNNNNNNNNNNNNNNNNNNNNNNNNNNNNNNNNNNNNNNNNNNNNNNNNNNNNNNNNNNNNNNNNNNNNNNNNNNNNNNNNNNNNNNNNNNNNNNNNNNNNNNNNNNNNNNNNNNNNNNNNNNNNNNNNNNNNNNNNNNNNNNNNNNNNNNNNNNNNNNNNNNNNNNNNNNNNNNNNNNNNNNNNNNNNNNNNNNNNNNNNNNNNNNNNNNNNNNNNNNNNNNNNNNNNNNNNNNNNNNNNNNNNNNNNNNNNNNNNNNNNNNNNNNNNNNNNNNNNNNNNNNNNNNNNNNNNNNNNNNNNNNNNNNNNNNNNNNNNNNNNNNNNNNNNNNNNNNNNNNNNNNNNNNNNNNNNNNNNNNNNNNNNNNNNNNNNNNNNNNNNNNNNNNNNNNNNNNNNNNNNNNNNNNNNNNNNNNNNNNNNNNNNNNNNNNNNNNNNNNNNNNNNNNNNNNNNNNNNNNNNNNNNNNNNNNNNNNNNNNNNNNNNNNNNNNNNNNNNNNNNNNNNNNNNNNNNNNNNNNNNNNNNNNNNNNNNNNNNNNNNNNNNNNNNNNNNNNNNNNNNNNNNNNNNNNNNNNNNNNNNNNNNNNNNNNNNNNNNNNNNNNNNNNNNNNNNNNNNNNNNNNNNNNNNNNNNNNNNNNNNNNNNNNNNNNNNNNNNNNNNNNNNNNNNNNNNNNNNNNNNNNNNNNNNNNNNNNNNNNNNNNNNNNNNNNNNNNNNNNNNNNNNNNNNNNNNNNNNNNNNNNNNNNNNNNNNNNNNNNNNNNNNNNNNNNNNNNNNNNNNNNNNNNNNNNNNNNNNNNNNNNNNNNNNNNNNNNNNNNNNNNNNNNNNNNNNNNNNNNNNNNNNNNNNNNNNNNNNNNNNNNNNNNNNNNNNNNNNNNNNNNNNNNNNNNNNNNNNNNNNNNNNNNNNNNNNNNNNNNNNNNNNNNNNNNNNNNNNNNNNNNNNNNNNNNNNNNNNNNNNNNNNNNNNNNNNNNNNNTGAATTCAGTAAAATtcgatttctaattttttttcccttttattttagTCTTTAGAATCGCACTATTTGTAAATATTCCATTGATTATATTGTATATTTCATATTCTGTaactattattttaaaaaataatttcttctttcatttttttcattttttttatttttcatcataCATCCAAAagttagtatttttatattttttttcatattttttatatttttttcctcttttttcttttgcattgACAAGAAATACTATTTTTGTTTGAATTTAGATGAAAGAGAGTTAGAGTGTTTAGATTTAGAGTATTCGAATTTAGAATCgaagaacaaaagaaaagaaaaagagtagagaaaaagaagaagagagaagtcaCGAGGAagacaaagagaaagaaaaagaggaagagagaaaaagagaaggaagaggaaaaaaaaagaaggagaagctgaagtagaagatgaaaaaataaaaaaagaataagagaaaaaaaaaatacaataataaatTTGTATAATCACaatgaaaaaaggaaagaaaggtgGTGGCTATTGTGGAGTGGTGGTGAACATATTTAAATGTGGCCTATATAACCACTAATAATTGAATTAACTTAATTGAATTTAATGATCAAAATACTTAGTCATATAGTATGACCACacataaaatattattaatagaGTTAAAATTTGTCTATTTAATAAAAAAACGTAACACCTTTTACTTAATGATATGACTGTTATAAATCGGTTATATGTTATAATTCTGTTATAAATGTTATAGATCGGTTATCAACAACAATcattaaaatagatattaaaacgTTCAAATGCGCTATTACTCTCCGTTTAATGATAAAATTACTTGGAGACTCAACAATTATCTGAAAGAGTAAGAATGTTGTTCAAATTGTTGCAAATTGCAAAGCCTATTATTCACTTAAtgacttgagcgtcagagtgtcttttgcaggtattCACTCCCTTGTTCTCTTATTTTCGACGTATAACTCATCTCGACGGAAAGTTTCTAGAAACTCATCGGCGGATGAGCTATGCAGCGGCCAACCTCCACAGAAACAATTGGTGCCCACCGTGGGGTCTAGAAACAAAAACCCTTCTTTCTTTAGGTCCTAATCACTTTGACTCCCTATGATGGCATGGgagataaaacaaaaaaaaaaaacacgtcaAGAAATTCCGATCTATGATGATAGTGAACGATGCTTCTGATCCTATTTTAtgtcattatttttctatctttttagaCGGTcttgcacttgattggttttcatctttgcctGCATGTTCAATTTTACGCTTTTAGGAGCTAGCTAAGCAATTCAAAGATTAGTTCGCTGCATCTTCCATCTATCTACATGATTCTGACTATCTGAACACTATCAAGCAAGGTCAGCACGAAAGTTTAAGGGAGCATGTCACCTGTTTCACCAAAGTAGCTATGGGCATCTCAAACCATCACCCTAAGGTACATCTGCATGCTATAAAAAGTGGACTTCGTCCCGAAAAGTTTCAAGAAGCCATCATAGTGGCCAAACCCAAAATCTTGGCTAAGTTTCGAAAGAAAACCAAGGGTCAAATGGAAATTGAAGAGTTGTACCAAGCTCAAAAATCCGAGAAGAATCAAAACAACAAGGATGACGATAAAACTCGGGACAACAAGAAACCTTTTTGGTTGACACCGCGTTACGAATCTTATACCCAGTTCAACACCAAAAGGGAGGAGATCATCAAAGAAATACTAAATTTAAAGCTAATAAAACCTCCTCGAAAGGCTGGAACCTACCAAGATATGAATAATGTGGACAAGACAAAGTACTGTGCTTTTCATCAAAAACACCGGCACATTACTGATGAGTGTGTTGTAGCCAAAGACTTGCTCGAGCGCTTATCTCAGCAAAGACATCTGGACAAATACATCGATAGCCACATCCAAAAGCGCAACACATATCAATCTGACTTATCTTCTGCAGGTCAATCTTCTCGGGATAAGGACATAGCATATACAGCTCAGCCCAATCAACCCCGAGGTGTGATTAATTGCATATCTGGGGGCTTCACTGGAGGTGGAGCATCAAGCTCTGCTTGTAAATTCACTTACCGAGCTATGCTCGCTGTAGAAAGCACCAACAACAATCATCAAACTTTGCCCATCTTCCCTGAAATGACGTTCCAACAGTCCGATTTCAATTCAACCGAACTTAATTTAGACGACCCAGTCGTCATCTCTATTCAACTAGGAGACCTAATAGTTCAGAAAGTCTTGCTGGACCCAGGAAGCAGCGCCGATGTTCTATTTTACTCCACATTTAAGAAAATGAAGTTGAGTGATAACATATTGGTGCGCAAAATTAAACTCCGCACaacttaaccagcaagtgcaccgggtcatccaagtaatacctcaggtgagttagggttgatcccacgaagattgtcggattgagcaagaaatggctatcttgtaaatcttaatcAGGCGATTaaaaaagatggttgtttgtttaAAAGCATAAACGAAATAATAAGAACGAGATAACAGATTAGTGTAAAAGCAATGATGGATaattagttaaggcttcggagatgcgtattctttccgaattaacttttcttactatctaCTTCAACAATGaacgattcattcaatggcagccgtaattgactaactcatgtagcattctcatcaagttagtctcttctgaaccatagcagtccaccatatccgagaaactcatgtagcatcctcatcaagttaactcatggcttcccaccatagtcgaaggtgaagacctaagcaatccactccccttcgcgatcctactcaaaatgccacagacaaggtcggatcttccggatcagggaaCGCTGCTTCTCATACTCTAGCCTTGATGCCACAGAAACCTCAGTAACCCACGGTCAACCGGATTATATGTCATATATCCAAAGTCGCCCAGGCACGCTCTTGGAATCCGCAGTGCATTCTCTAGCTTGTGGTTCAATGCTATCGAGGCAAGAATCACACGGAACCCATAtagaacaaggatgattgtcacgggtcatcctcaattcatgagatgaagaacaaaaatgcacaagagaatggaatcacATGCATATTGAAATAGAACAATAATATTagtaatccatgagaatcagcagagctcctaaccctaacttaggaggtttagttgctcatgctttTACAGAAAATAGTGTAATGTTTGaatgggggaggaagaagatcctaaacatgggtgatctcctccttaaatactaatctaatgactaaggattacaaaaaataagataGTCTAGGTTGATActgcgaaaatccactttctggacccacttggtgagtgtttgggctgagcttggggtGAATCCACGATTTGGTACTCCCTTTTAGGCGTTGGACGCCCTCCTAGCTTcttttttgggcgttggacgccagctgctcccttttgggcgtccaacgccaggaatggggttggtagttggcgttgaacgccagttttggatcTTCAATTCTAGAGataagtatggaatattatatatttctggaaagccttggatgttagaTTTTCAATGtcattaaaagcgcgccatttggaattttgtagctccagaaatgctccttcgagtgcatgaAGGTCAAAatctgacaacatctgcagtcctttctctgtctctgaatcagactttcccaaaactcctcaatttcattcagaatttacctgaaatcatcataaaatacaacaactcaaagtagaatccaaaaatgtaaattttgcagtaaaacctatgaaaacatagtAAAACTTAAGCAAAACATAACTGAAatgatatgaaaatgatgccaaaaagcgtataaaatatctgctcatcagaataccaaacttaaacggttgcttgtccccaagcaaccaaaaacaaagtaagatcagcaagaagagaaggatacaataaatctcagcaTTTTttaaatgaagctcagttccaattgatAAGCGGGGCTTGTAACTATtcacttctgaacagttttggcatctcactatcctttgaagctcataAGTGTTGACGTCTTTAGGAATTCAAAATCTGGATGATATTATTAACTTtcttagtttagttcttttttattcttgaacacagcttcttttagagcctggccgtgaccttaagcgctttgttttccagtattaccaccggatacataaatgccacaaacacttaacagggtgaaccctttcggattgtgattcatctttgctagaatccccatcCAGTGGTGTCCAGAATTCTTAGGTACACTCTTTTGCTTTTGgaatcatgactttaactgctcagtctcaaacttttcatttgacaccttcacaccacaagcatttagttaggagAGGAGCTCAAttgaactttttaggccaagatttagtttcttttaggccctcctaaccattgatgctcaaagccttggacccctTGCTCTTGCTTTTtgatttaaagagctattggcttttttctttttctcttttactcttgccttttgctttaaagagctattggctttttctttctctctctctctctctctctttttcatttttttctcttttttctttctttttgctgctttttcttgcttcaagaatcaatagttggatttttcagattaccagtAATACTtcaccttttccatcattctttcaagaatcaacattcattactccaacatcaaacatgcactgtctattcatgcattcagaaagtaaaagtaatgccaccacatcaattaattggactattcttattatataactcaagTTCATGCATCTCACTTCTCTTTTTCgaataaattttttcttttaagtatggtgagagatgcatgaaaatttcatagctttaagataaAACAAAGGATgattgatgaatccacattttatggtatttatttgctctatttggatggatttcatcaacttttcttgtatttatccattgaaatagcatagtttcataat harbors:
- the LOC107621113 gene encoding uncharacterized protein LOC107621113, translating into MGISNHHPKVHLHAIKSGLRPEKFQEAIIVAKPKILAKFRKKTKGQMEIEELYQAQKSEKNQNNKDDDKTRDNKKPFWLTPRYESYTQFNTKREEIIKEILNLKLIKPPRKAGTYQDMNNVDKTKYCAFHQKHRHITDECVVAKDLLERLSQQRHLDKYIDSHIQKRNTYQSDLSSAGQSSRDKDIAYTAQPNQPRGVINCISGGFTGGGASSSACKFTYRAMLAVESTNNNHQTLPIFPEMTFQQSDFNSTELNLDDPVVISIQLGDLIVQKVLLDPGSSADVLFYSTFKKMKLSDNILVRKIKLRTT